In Flavobacterium praedii, the DNA window TTGTCGACTAATTTTGTTAATGAATCAATTACGGCATCTCCTTTGATGATTTTTATTTTTCCATATACATGTACAGCTGAGTAATTCCAAGTAGGTACATTTTCGTGATCGTACCAAGAAGAAGAAATATAGGAGTGAGGCCCCGTAAATACAGCCAAAACTTGATCATTCGTTTGAAAAGCTGTCGATTGTGGGTTTTCTTTTGCGATATGACCGTGTAAAACCTCTTCGCCTTCTTTATTGATTTCGAGTTCCAATGGAATGTGGGTTGCCCATAATTTTCCATTGGTTTGATTTATAAGAATTCCAAAAGCATTTTCTTTTAGAAATTTCTGAATCGACTCTTTGTCTTTGTTCTTGTATAAATCAGGAATGTACATGTTAAGCTATTTAAGATTTTAGATTTAGGATTACTTTAATCTGAATTCTAAAATTTGCATTTAGATGATATTCACTTCGGCTTCAATATGAATGCCAAATGTGTTGAAGACAGTATCCTGAACGGTTTTGGAAACCTCCAAAATTTCTTGCCCAGTTGCTCCTCCGTAATTTACTAAAACCAATGCTTGATTTTTATGAATTCCAGCTTCTCCAAAACGTTTTCCTTTTAACCCAGCTTGTTCAATTAGCCAACCTGCGGGTACTTTAACTTCGGTTTCTGAAATTTCAAAGTGTCTCATTTCGGGGAATTTTTGGTGAATTGGCTCAAAATCTGTTTTCAAAAGAATTGGATTTTTGAAAAAACTACCGCTGTTTCCCAATTCGGCAGGATCGGGTAATTTGCTTTTACGAATAGCAATTACGGCATTACTCACGTCTTTAAGCGTTGGATTTGTAATGTTATTTTTAGCTAATTCGGCTGTTATGTCTCCGTACGAAGTGTTTATTTTGTGGTTATGTTTGGTTAGTTTATAAACAACTGAAACAATAATGTATTGATCTTTTACTTCATTTTTAAAAACACTTTCTCTGTACCCAAAGTGGCAATCTTCTTTGGTAAATGTTCTCATTTCTTGAGTTGCAATATTAATCGCTTCACAGGAAACAAAAGTGTCTTTGATTTCGGTTCCATAAGCGCCAATGTTTTGAACGGGAGTTGTACCCACATTACCAGGAATGAGCGACATATTTTCGAGTCCACCCAAGTTTTGATTTATGGTCCAAAGCACAAATTGATGCCAGTTTTCGCCTGCTTGGCTTTCGACCCAAACATAATCGGCATCTTCTTGGAGTATTTTTTTTCCTTTTAAATCAATATGGATGACCAAAGCTTCAATATTTTTGGTCAAAAGCATATTGCTTCCACCGCCTAAAATGAATTTTTTTTGGTTTTTATTTTGTTCTAAAATGGATTTCAATTCGGGAATACTGTGAACAGCAACAAATTGTTCTGCTTTGGCTTCAATGCCAAATGTATTGTAGTTTTTTAAAGAAAAATGATGCGAAATTTCCATAAAGAATTGTATTTAAGTTGTTGTCTTTTGAGTTTATTCTGAATATAAAGCTCTGTCGATAAAATGATTGAAAGGTTTTAAGGCAATCATTTTTTCTACCATTGTCGTTACAAAATCTTTTTGAGTAACCAATTTGGTGTCAAATTGTTGAGTAGCGGTAAAGCTTTTTAATTTCAGGTATTCAATGGCTGGATCTTCTTTGTCATACCCTTTTGGAGGGTTTTTTAAAGTCGAATTTTCGTCTCTATTCAAATTTTGATAAATAGATTGGAATTTTTTTTCGTTTAAAATTTCTTGTAAATCATCATAGAAAAAGTGAATTTCTTTTCTGATTTTTTGAAGTTGATCGGGTTGTGGGCAATACAATCCGCCGCCTACAAAGCATTTTCCGTTTTCTATATGAAGGTAATAACCCGAAGCTTCAGCATTTTTGGCTCCTGCGGATATCCAAATCCCTAAATTCGTTTTGTAAGGTGATTTGTCTTTGGCAAACCGAACGTCACGGTTGATTCTAAACGTACAGTTTTTGACTTCTAGCATTTCTAAGGAAGAGTCAAGAGGCTTTAGAGCGTCAAGAAATGCAGCAACCAATTGATGGTAGTCTTTCTTTACGGCTTCGTAGCGTTTTTTATTTTCCAGAAACCAATCACGATTGTTGTTAGCCTTTAAATCTTCGAGGAATTGTAACGTATCTTTTGAGAGCATAATTGCTTATTGTAATTGAGTTTTTATTTCTTCTTCGCTAATGAATCCTGATTTTTGCCATTTTATTATTTTGTTTTCATATAATAATAAAGTAGGAAGTTCGCTTATTTTTAACTCTTTCATAATGGTTTTATTTTCGTCTGCATTCAATCGAATGATAACTACTTTGTCGGCCATTTCTTTTTGCATTTTTAGAATATAAGGTTCCATTTTTTTGCAAGGAGCGCACCAAGGCGCATAAAAATTGACTAATACTTTCTTGTCTGATTTTATCAACTCGGCATATTCTTGAGGGCAAACACCAATGATTTTGGTATCTGGTTTTGCTAAGCCTGCAGCTTCCCATTTGAGCATTCCACCGTCAAGATTGTAAATAGTTGTGAAACCTAATTCGGCTAATTTGTTGGATGCTTTGGCACTTCTTCCGCCACTTTTACAGTATACAAAAACCGGTTTGGTTTTGTCATATTTGTCCGTTTTTAAAACAAAACTATCACTGAGCCAATTCACATTATCGGAATTTTCGATATTTCCTGAGGCATATTCTTCGGGTGTGCGAACATCTAGAATTTGTGCATTTGGGGTATTCTTTATCTTTTCTGAAAAGGTTGTAACATCAACGGTTTTGACAGCTGGTGATGTCTGTCCGTTACAGGAAAGTATAATAAAAGATATAATAATTAAAAAAAAGTGATTTGTTTTCATTGGAGTTTAAGTCTTATAATATTGGTGTAAAATTAAACATTTTTTGCTTTTTGGAATCTTTCAAGAGGTACATATATTTTCTTGGGATTAAGAAAAAAATATTGTGAAATTGTATTTAATTAAAATTTGCTATTCTCTTTCTGTTTCAATTCTTTTTTAATTAAATCTTCCAGTTGGTTTTTGGGTAATAATAATTGGTATTCAGCAACGCCAATGGGTTTGTGGAAGTCTTGAAGCGCAATTTCCACATCCAAATGATTTTTGTCGGCACACAAAATAATTCCAATCGGTTGGTTTTCATCTGTTTTTCGTTCAAATTTATCTAACAAGGTTAAATAAAAATTCATTTTTCCAATATATTCGGGTTGAAATTCGCCTATTTTTAGTTCAATGGCCACAAGAGATTTCAAATCCCTATGGAAGAATAACATGTCTACAAAATATTCCTTCTCATTATATTCCAAACGGTATTGGTTTCCAATAAATGAAAACCCTTTACCGAGTTCCAGAATAAATTGTTTTATTTTTTCAACCAGTCGGTTTTCCAGTTCTCTTTCTTTTATGCTTTTTGTAACACCTAAGAAACCTAAATTATAACTGCTTTTCAGAATTTCGTTTGCATAATTTGCTGCATTTTCAGACAATGTTTCTTTGAAATTATGGCTTTTTTCAATCGTATTTTCTTGCAGATGTGTTTTGGCTTTGATATAATTTAGTAAAATATCTCTTGTCCATGCCATCTCCATTGTTTTTGAAGCATAGAATAAAGCTTCTTCATCGGAGCTTGTTTTGCTTAATATCAGTAAATTATGGCTCCACGGTAAAACTGCGACGCAGTGTCGCAGTTTTTCACTTGAGGTTTTATATCTTCCATAAAATTTTTTCATATCCCAAAGGTTTCTGGGTGAAAGTCCCATATCTGGGAAAGAAGATTTTAAGTCGTTTGATAGTTTTTTAATCATGCCACTACCATAACTTTCAGCAACACTTTTTTCCGAAAGCAGTTTGCCAATGTTCCAATAGACCGATATAGTGGTTTGGTTTATTTTTTTGGCAATGGCATTACGTGCCGTTTGTATTTCTGTAATACAACTGCTTAAAATTTCGTTATACACTATTATTTTGTCCATAGTTATATTTTATAATTATCATACGCAAGCGTGGAAATTCAAGTTCTAAATCTACTGCTTTTTTTGTTTTTTAGAATCTTGAAGAAATTTTAAATTCACAAATTAAAAATTGTGTAACTCTGTAGCGTTGATTTTACAATAGCTTCGGTGCGTTCTGGATGTGTGTCGGATATAAAAAGTTGTCCAAAAGTGTCGTTGTTGACCATTTCTATGATTTTGGATACGCGACTTTCGTCTAATTTATCGAAGATATCGTCAAAAAGCAGAATGGGTTTTACACCGCTTTGCTTTTTTAGGAATTCAAATTGCGCAAGTTTCAGAGCGATTAAGAATGATTTTTGTTGCCCTTGAGATCCGAATTTTTTGATGGGATAGTTATCGATTTCAAAAGAAAGATCATCTTTATGAATTCCGACGCTGGTGTATTGCAACATTCGGTCTTTGTTGATGTTTTGCTGTAATAATGTCAATAAATCATTTTCGAATAAATGGCTTTCGTAAATCAATTGAACCGATTCTTGTGAACCCGTAATATTGTGATGATGAAAGTTAAAAATTGGAATGAACTCGGCGATGAATGCTTTTCTTTTTTCGAAAATGGATTGACCAAATTGGGTTAGCTGTTCATTATATATGGATAAGGTATCATTGTCATACGTATGATTCAAGGCAAAATACTTTAATAAAGCATTGCGTTGGCTCATTATTTTTTGATATTGAATGAGCTGTTGGAGGTATTGCGAATCCAATTGAGAAATCACGCTGTCCATAAACTTTCTGCGGGTTTCGCTTCCTTCCACGATTAAATCTCTGTCGGCTGGGGAAATAATGACCAAGGGAATGAATCCGATGTGGTCTGAGAATTTATCGTAGGCTTTTCCGTTGCGTTTCAGGATTTTTTTTTGGCCCTTTTTGAGACTGATGACAATTTGTTCGGTTCTGTCGTTCTTTTCAAATTCGGCATCAATGACGAAAAACTCTTCGCCGTGTTTGATGTTTTGAACGGCTAGTGGATTGAAATAACTTTTCCCGTACGACAAATGATAAATGGCATCCAATACATTGGTTTTTCCGATGCCGTTTTTGCCTACAAAACAATTGATTTTGCTGTCAAAGTCGAAATTGGCTTCGGCAAAGTTTTTGTAATTGAATAGGGATATTTTCTTTAAATACATTTGAAGTTCTTGCTGTAATGATTGACTTTGAAGTCTTTTTTTTGACTTTTGAAAAGAGGGTGCAAATTATTGAAAAATATCGATATAAAGGATGGGAATTTGTGTTTTCGTTTTTTTACTGCGTTCGTGGGCTCGCGTGAGGGACAGGAGCAAGCTACCGAAGTAGCGCGTATGGCCCGACAGCAGCTAGGAAAAAGGGCGCTGACGACAAAGGGAATAGCCCTTTTTTCTAGCTGGTGGCACGCCCTAATTATTCGGATAGTAGGGGGTATTTTTTCTGGGAAAATAAGGGATTAGAAATATTTTTCTAAATTTTAATATAAAATCGAATTTTTTTACGTGCATTAGAATAAAAATTTTATTTTTGCCGTTCACTAAATTAAATTTTAAATGGCTACTTACAGTAAAAGAGGATATAAAACACCAAAAGAAAAGGAAGTAAAAGACGATGCAGTTGAAAATGTAACGATTGATGTAAAAGACAGTGCTACGGCTGAGGTTTTTTCAAAATTAGACGAAACAGCTTCTAAAACAGAAGACTGGGTTGCAAAGAATCAAAAAATCATAATTGGGGTTGTAAGCGCTATTACATTGGTAACTGTTGGCTATTTTGCATATCAAAAATTTATTGCAAATCCTAAAGAAGACGATGCTGCAAATGAGATGTTTGTTGCTCAATCTAATTTTGAAAAAGCAACTAATGGTGTAGCAAGTGATTCATTATACAAATTATCATTGAACGGTTCAGAAGGTAAATTTGGATTTGTAAAAATCGCAGATCAATATTCTGGAACTGCTGCTGGGAATTTGGCTAACTATTATGCAGGTATCGCTTACTTGAATACGGGTAAATATGATGAAGCAATTAGTTATTTAGGTAAATTTAGCTCTGATGATATGATCTTGAGTGCCTTGGCTAAAGGAGCTATTGGTGATGCTTATTCTCAAAAAAATCAACCGAAAGAAGCTTTGGAGAATTATAGTAAAGCGGTTGAAGCTAGTAAAAATGATTTTACAACGCCACGTTTCTTGATGAAAGCCGGTAAAGTAGCTTTGGCATTAGGAAATAAAGCCGATGCTTTGAAATATTTTACAGATATTAAAGAAAATTACGAAAATGCTCCAGAAGCTGCAACAGTGGATGGATTGATTGGTTTGTCACAGGAATAAAAAGATTTAAAATTGTTGATTTAAGAGTAGTGATTTTTGATTTCAAAACGCTATCTTTAATAGCTACAATTTAAAATTTAAAATCTGCAATCTTAAATAATATGGCTACCATAAATAAAAATTTATCTGATTACGATAAAAACACAGTCCCAAACGCGAAAGATTTTCGCTTTGGGATTGTTGTTTCAGAATGGAATGATACTATCACCGAAGGACTTTTTAAAGGAGCAATTACTGCTTTGTTGGAAAATGAAGTGCCGTCTCATCACATTATTCGTTGGAATGTTCCGGGGAGTTTTGAACTAATTTATGGTTCAAAAAAAATGTTGCAAACTCAAAATGTTGATGCTGTAATTGCTATTGGATGTGTGATTCAAGGGCAAACCAAGCATTTTGATTTTGTATGCGAAGGGGTGACTCAGGGCATTAAGGATTTGAATGTTCAAACGGATGTTCCTGTTATTTTTTGTGTATTGACAGATGATACCATGCAACAATCGATAGACCGAAGTGGAGGTATTCACGGAAATAAAGGTACTGAAGCAGCAATTGCCGCCATAAAAATGGCCTATATTCGTCAACAAGCTTCGTTGTCTCACCAAATTGACAATCAACATTTATTGTCTCCAGGTGCTTTGCGAATCGAGAATTTGCCTTTGCAAATAGAAGAGTAATTATTTCAAGTAATAAGTTAATTACTGAGCACTATTCATAAATTACTATAAAAAGAGCCTATACTTTTCATTGAATTGTATGGGTTTTTTTATGTTTTTATTGTGATAAACAGAATGTACCAAAGGTTCTTTAATTGTTTATATTTGAGGTTAAACATTTTAAAAATTAACGATGGTAATAAGTTGTATGCAAAAATATGCATTTATTATGTTGTTGTTTGTGTATGGATTAGCTAAAGCACAAGAAACAATTAATGAAGACTTGAAAAAGGAATTGGATGGTATTTATAAAATAGACCAAATTCTTCGAGAATATATTGATAATGAGACTTCTGATAGTCGAAAATTACAAATACTTAATGAAACAGGTTACTCGAAAGAGGATTTTGCTAATGGTAATGTGTATAAAATATTGAAAATTCGAGATTCTATTAATCTTAACAGAATTGAGGAAATTATTGCAAAACAGGGTTATCCAGGTAAAACTTTGGTTGGCGAACCAACCAATGAAGTAGCTTGGATTGTGATTCAACACAGCAATAAAATAGCAAATTATTTTCCGGTGATTCAAGAAGCAGGAGCTAGTAATGAAATACCCTTTACGAAAGTCGCTATGATGCAAGACAGAATGCTAATGTATGAAGGGAAAGAGCAACTTTATGGGACTCAAGTTTCGGGACAATACATTCTTAACGTTACGACTGGAAAAAAGGAGTTCTGGTACTGTGTATGGCCAATTCTTAATGCAGAATCTGTAAATGATCTGAGGAAAGAAGCTGGATTTTCGACGACCATTGAAGAGTATGCCCAAAGTATGGGAGTCACATATAAAAAGTTTACACTAGAAGAAATAAAGGAATTAACTGTCAAAGATTAATAGCATTGTTGTTGGTTTTAAAAGGGTTAGCATTCTGTTTAAATTTGGTTTTTTTTATGAGAGGCAAAGCACTAAAACCCAATAGAAATTACTTAAATTTGTCATCTTTGATTTTAATTTTTATTTAAAATCTAAAACCTAAAATCTGAAATCTAAAATATTCTTAATGTCGAGTATAATTCAATTACTTCCTGATCATGTTGCCAACCAAATTGCTGCTGGAGAAGTAGTGCAAAGACCTGCTTCAGTAGTAAAAGAACTATTGGAAAATGCAGTTGATGCAAAAGCAACCGATATTAAATTGATCATTAAAGATGCTGGGAAGTCATTGGTGCAGGTAATCGATAATGGTTCAGGAATGAATGTTACCGATGCTCGTATGTGTTTTGAGCGTCATGCTACGTCTAAGATTCGTCAAGCTGAAGATTTATTCTCCTTACATACCAAAGGGTTTCGTGGAGAAGCCTTAGCCTCTATCGCGGCGATTGCTCACATGGAAATGAAGACCAAGCAAGAGCAGGAAGAATTAGGGACTCATATTGTTATTGAAGGAAGTAAATTTATCTCTCAAGATGTGGCGGTTTTGCCAAAAGGGACATCTTTTGCCGTTAAAAATTTATTTTTCAATATTCCCGCTCGCCGTAATTTCTTGAAATCGGATACGGTGGAATACCGTCATGTGATTGATGAATTTCAACGAGTAGCTTTGGCACATCCTAAAATTCATTTTACTTTTTATCATAATGGCAGCGATATGTATAATTTGCCACCATCAAGTTTAAGACAGCGAATCGTAAATTTTTTTGGCGGAAAAACAAATGAAAAATTGGTACCTGTTGTTGAAGATACAGAAATGATGAATATACAAGGTTTTGTAAGCAAACCTGAATTTGCAAAAAAAAATAGGGGAGAGCAGTTTTTCTTTGTTAATGACCGTTTCATAAAAAGTCCTTATTTGCATCATGCGGTTATGGCTGCTTACGAAGGAATTTTAAAAGATGGTTCTCAGCCTAGTTATTACTTGTACTTAACCGTGCCGCCGAATACCATCGATATCAATATTCATCCTACAAAAACCGA includes these proteins:
- a CDS encoding tetratricopeptide repeat protein, giving the protein MATYSKRGYKTPKEKEVKDDAVENVTIDVKDSATAEVFSKLDETASKTEDWVAKNQKIIIGVVSAITLVTVGYFAYQKFIANPKEDDAANEMFVAQSNFEKATNGVASDSLYKLSLNGSEGKFGFVKIADQYSGTAAGNLANYYAGIAYLNTGKYDEAISYLGKFSSDDMILSALAKGAIGDAYSQKNQPKEALENYSKAVEASKNDFTTPRFLMKAGKVALALGNKADALKYFTDIKENYENAPEAATVDGLIGLSQE
- the ribH gene encoding 6,7-dimethyl-8-ribityllumazine synthase, with the protein product MATINKNLSDYDKNTVPNAKDFRFGIVVSEWNDTITEGLFKGAITALLENEVPSHHIIRWNVPGSFELIYGSKKMLQTQNVDAVIAIGCVIQGQTKHFDFVCEGVTQGIKDLNVQTDVPVIFCVLTDDTMQQSIDRSGGIHGNKGTEAAIAAIKMAYIRQQASLSHQIDNQHLLSPGALRIENLPLQIEE
- a CDS encoding PDDEXK nuclease domain-containing protein, which encodes MDKIIVYNEILSSCITEIQTARNAIAKKINQTTISVYWNIGKLLSEKSVAESYGSGMIKKLSNDLKSSFPDMGLSPRNLWDMKKFYGRYKTSSEKLRHCVAVLPWSHNLLILSKTSSDEEALFYASKTMEMAWTRDILLNYIKAKTHLQENTIEKSHNFKETLSENAANYANEILKSSYNLGFLGVTKSIKERELENRLVEKIKQFILELGKGFSFIGNQYRLEYNEKEYFVDMLFFHRDLKSLVAIELKIGEFQPEYIGKMNFYLTLLDKFERKTDENQPIGIILCADKNHLDVEIALQDFHKPIGVAEYQLLLPKNQLEDLIKKELKQKENSKF
- a CDS encoding DUF6624 domain-containing protein, whose product is MVISCMQKYAFIMLLFVYGLAKAQETINEDLKKELDGIYKIDQILREYIDNETSDSRKLQILNETGYSKEDFANGNVYKILKIRDSINLNRIEEIIAKQGYPGKTLVGEPTNEVAWIVIQHSNKIANYFPVIQEAGASNEIPFTKVAMMQDRMLMYEGKEQLYGTQVSGQYILNVTTGKKEFWYCVWPILNAESVNDLRKEAGFSTTIEEYAQSMGVTYKKFTLEEIKELTVKD
- the murB gene encoding UDP-N-acetylmuramate dehydrogenase, producing MEISHHFSLKNYNTFGIEAKAEQFVAVHSIPELKSILEQNKNQKKFILGGGSNMLLTKNIEALVIHIDLKGKKILQEDADYVWVESQAGENWHQFVLWTINQNLGGLENMSLIPGNVGTTPVQNIGAYGTEIKDTFVSCEAINIATQEMRTFTKEDCHFGYRESVFKNEVKDQYIIVSVVYKLTKHNHKINTSYGDITAELAKNNITNPTLKDVSNAVIAIRKSKLPDPAELGNSGSFFKNPILLKTDFEPIHQKFPEMRHFEISETEVKVPAGWLIEQAGLKGKRFGEAGIHKNQALVLVNYGGATGQEILEVSKTVQDTVFNTFGIHIEAEVNII
- the recF gene encoding DNA replication/repair protein RecF (All proteins in this family for which functions are known are DNA-binding proteins that assist the filamentation of RecA onto DNA for the initiation of recombination or recombinational repair.), with protein sequence MYLKKISLFNYKNFAEANFDFDSKINCFVGKNGIGKTNVLDAIYHLSYGKSYFNPLAVQNIKHGEEFFVIDAEFEKNDRTEQIVISLKKGQKKILKRNGKAYDKFSDHIGFIPLVIISPADRDLIVEGSETRRKFMDSVISQLDSQYLQQLIQYQKIMSQRNALLKYFALNHTYDNDTLSIYNEQLTQFGQSIFEKRKAFIAEFIPIFNFHHHNITGSQESVQLIYESHLFENDLLTLLQQNINKDRMLQYTSVGIHKDDLSFEIDNYPIKKFGSQGQQKSFLIALKLAQFEFLKKQSGVKPILLFDDIFDKLDESRVSKIIEMVNNDTFGQLFISDTHPERTEAIVKSTLQSYTIFNL
- a CDS encoding DUF2461 domain-containing protein, coding for MLSKDTLQFLEDLKANNNRDWFLENKKRYEAVKKDYHQLVAAFLDALKPLDSSLEMLEVKNCTFRINRDVRFAKDKSPYKTNLGIWISAGAKNAEASGYYLHIENGKCFVGGGLYCPQPDQLQKIRKEIHFFYDDLQEILNEKKFQSIYQNLNRDENSTLKNPPKGYDKEDPAIEYLKLKSFTATQQFDTKLVTQKDFVTTMVEKMIALKPFNHFIDRALYSE
- a CDS encoding FMN-binding negative transcriptional regulator encodes the protein MYIPDLYKNKDKESIQKFLKENAFGILINQTNGKLWATHIPLELEINKEGEEVLHGHIAKENPQSTAFQTNDQVLAVFTGPHSYISSSWYDHENVPTWNYSAVHVYGKIKIIKGDAVIDSLTKLVDKYEQNSKCPVRVADFSKKTMLQTRGIVAFEIKIEEIQAQNKMSQNRDAKNYSNIILELEKTENPQSIAVAKEMTKNKK
- a CDS encoding thioredoxin domain-containing protein, translating into MKTNHFFLIIISFIILSCNGQTSPAVKTVDVTTFSEKIKNTPNAQILDVRTPEEYASGNIENSDNVNWLSDSFVLKTDKYDKTKPVFVYCKSGGRSAKASNKLAELGFTTIYNLDGGMLKWEAAGLAKPDTKIIGVCPQEYAELIKSDKKVLVNFYAPWCAPCKKMEPYILKMQKEMADKVVIIRLNADENKTIMKELKISELPTLLLYENKIIKWQKSGFISEEEIKTQLQ